In Aphelocoma coerulescens isolate FSJ_1873_10779 chromosome 25, UR_Acoe_1.0, whole genome shotgun sequence, a genomic segment contains:
- the CLK2 gene encoding dual specificity protein kinase CLK2 isoform X1 — MPHSRRYRSSERSSRGSYHERYRSRKHKRRRTRSRSSSSERDRRHRREDSYHVRSRSYDDHSADRRAYDRRYCDSYRRNDYSRERGDAYYEPEYRHSYEYRRSRDREGSYRSCKSSRRKHRRRRRRSRSFSRSSSQRSRQSSRRAKSVEDDDEGHLIYRVGDWLQERYEIISTLGEGTFGRVVQCMDHRRGGARVALKIIKNVEKYKEAARLEINVLEKINEKDPENTNLCVRMFDWFDYHGHMCISFELLGLSTFDFLKDNNYLPYPIHQVRHMAFQVCQAVKFLHDNKLTHTDLKPENILFVNSDYELSYNLEKKRDERSVKSTAIRVVDFGSATFDHEHHSTIVSTRHYRAPEVILELGWSQPCDVWSIGCIIFEYYVGFTLFQTHDNREHLAMMERILGPIPSRMVRKTRKQKYFYHGRLDWDENTSAGRYVRENCKPLRRYLTSEAEDHHRLFDLIESMLEYEPSKRVTLAEALKHPFFDMLGMEPSTKMWDSSRDISR, encoded by the exons aTGCCGCACTCCCGAAGGTACCGCTCGTCGGAGCGCAGCAGCCGCGGCAGTTACCACGAGCGCTACCGGAGCCGCAAGCACAAGCGGCGGCGGACGCGGTCGCGGTCGAGCAGCAGCGAGCGGGACCGGCGGCACCGGCGGGAGGACAGCTACCACGTCCGATCCCGGAG ctaCGACGACCACTCTGCAGACCGGAGGGCCTACGACCGGCGTTACTGTGACAGCTACCGGCGCAACGACTACAGCCGCGAGCGGGGCGACGCCTACTACGAGCCCGAGTACCGACATTCCTACGAGTACCGGCGCTCCCGGGACCGCGAGGGCAGCTACCGGAGCTGCAAAAGCAGCCGGCGTAAGCACAGGCGGAGGCGGCGCCGCAGCCGGTCCTTTAGCCGCTCCTCATCG CAGCGGAGTCGACAGAGCAGCAGAAGGGCCAAGAGTGTGGAGGACGACGACGAGGGGCATCTGATCTATCGCGTCGGCGACTGGCTACAAGAAAGAT ATGAGATTATCAGCACCTTGGGGGAAGGCACGTTCGGCAGAGTGGTGCAGTGCATGGATCACCGGAG GGGTGGTGCACGTGTTGCTCTGAAAATCATTAAAAACGTAGAGAAATACAAAGAGGCTGCTCGACTGGAAATCAACGTGCTGGAGAAAATCAACGAGAAGGATCCTGAGAACACGAA TCTCTGTGTCAGGATGTTTGACTGGTTTGACTACCACGGCCACATGTGCATCTCCTTCGAGCTGCTGGGGCTCAGTACCTTCGATTTCCTGAAGGATAACAACTACCTGCCTTACCCCATCCACCAAGTACGGCACATGGCCTTCCAGGTGTGCCAGGCTGTGAAGT TTCTGCACGACAATAAACTCACCCACACTGACCTCAAGCCAGAGAACATCCTCTTTGTGAACTCTGACTACGAGCTCTCCTACAACCTGGAAAAG AAGCGGGACGAGCGCAGCGTGAAGAGCACGGCCATCAGGGTGGTGGACTTTGGCAGTGCCACGTTTGACCACGAACATCACAGCACCATTGTCTCCACCAGGCACTACCGGGCCCCTGAAGTCATCCTGG AGCTTGGCTGGAGCCAGCCCTGTGATGTGTGGAGTATTGGCTGCATCATCTTTGAGTATTACGTGGGTTTCACCCTTTTCCAG ACACACGACAACCGGGAGCACCTGGCCATGATGGAGAGGATCTTGGGGCCAATTCCTTCCCGGATGGTCCGGAAGACAAG gaaacagaaatatttctacCACGGCCGCCTGGACTGGGATGAGAACACCTCAGCTGGACGCTACGTCCGGGAGAACTGCAAACCACTGCGG CGATACCTGACCTCGGAGGCCGAGGACCATCACCGCCTGTTCGACCTCATCGAGAGCATGCTGGAGTACGAGCCGTCCAAGCGTGTCACCCTGGCTGAGGCCCTCAAGCACCCCTTCTTTGACAtgctgggcatggagcccaGCACAAAAATGTGGGACTCGAGCCGGGACATCAGCCGGTGA
- the CLK2 gene encoding dual specificity protein kinase CLK2 isoform X2 gives MPHSRRYRSSERSSRGSYHERYRSRKHKRRRTRSRSSSSERDRRHRREDSYHVRSRSYDDHSADRRAYDRRYCDSYRRNDYSRERGDAYYEPEYRHSYEYRRSRDREGSYRSCKSSRRKHRRRRRRSRSFSRSSSRSRQSSRRAKSVEDDDEGHLIYRVGDWLQERYEIISTLGEGTFGRVVQCMDHRRGGARVALKIIKNVEKYKEAARLEINVLEKINEKDPENTNLCVRMFDWFDYHGHMCISFELLGLSTFDFLKDNNYLPYPIHQVRHMAFQVCQAVKFLHDNKLTHTDLKPENILFVNSDYELSYNLEKKRDERSVKSTAIRVVDFGSATFDHEHHSTIVSTRHYRAPEVILELGWSQPCDVWSIGCIIFEYYVGFTLFQTHDNREHLAMMERILGPIPSRMVRKTRKQKYFYHGRLDWDENTSAGRYVRENCKPLRRYLTSEAEDHHRLFDLIESMLEYEPSKRVTLAEALKHPFFDMLGMEPSTKMWDSSRDISR, from the exons aTGCCGCACTCCCGAAGGTACCGCTCGTCGGAGCGCAGCAGCCGCGGCAGTTACCACGAGCGCTACCGGAGCCGCAAGCACAAGCGGCGGCGGACGCGGTCGCGGTCGAGCAGCAGCGAGCGGGACCGGCGGCACCGGCGGGAGGACAGCTACCACGTCCGATCCCGGAG ctaCGACGACCACTCTGCAGACCGGAGGGCCTACGACCGGCGTTACTGTGACAGCTACCGGCGCAACGACTACAGCCGCGAGCGGGGCGACGCCTACTACGAGCCCGAGTACCGACATTCCTACGAGTACCGGCGCTCCCGGGACCGCGAGGGCAGCTACCGGAGCTGCAAAAGCAGCCGGCGTAAGCACAGGCGGAGGCGGCGCCGCAGCCGGTCCTTTAGCCGCTCCTCATCG CGGAGTCGACAGAGCAGCAGAAGGGCCAAGAGTGTGGAGGACGACGACGAGGGGCATCTGATCTATCGCGTCGGCGACTGGCTACAAGAAAGAT ATGAGATTATCAGCACCTTGGGGGAAGGCACGTTCGGCAGAGTGGTGCAGTGCATGGATCACCGGAG GGGTGGTGCACGTGTTGCTCTGAAAATCATTAAAAACGTAGAGAAATACAAAGAGGCTGCTCGACTGGAAATCAACGTGCTGGAGAAAATCAACGAGAAGGATCCTGAGAACACGAA TCTCTGTGTCAGGATGTTTGACTGGTTTGACTACCACGGCCACATGTGCATCTCCTTCGAGCTGCTGGGGCTCAGTACCTTCGATTTCCTGAAGGATAACAACTACCTGCCTTACCCCATCCACCAAGTACGGCACATGGCCTTCCAGGTGTGCCAGGCTGTGAAGT TTCTGCACGACAATAAACTCACCCACACTGACCTCAAGCCAGAGAACATCCTCTTTGTGAACTCTGACTACGAGCTCTCCTACAACCTGGAAAAG AAGCGGGACGAGCGCAGCGTGAAGAGCACGGCCATCAGGGTGGTGGACTTTGGCAGTGCCACGTTTGACCACGAACATCACAGCACCATTGTCTCCACCAGGCACTACCGGGCCCCTGAAGTCATCCTGG AGCTTGGCTGGAGCCAGCCCTGTGATGTGTGGAGTATTGGCTGCATCATCTTTGAGTATTACGTGGGTTTCACCCTTTTCCAG ACACACGACAACCGGGAGCACCTGGCCATGATGGAGAGGATCTTGGGGCCAATTCCTTCCCGGATGGTCCGGAAGACAAG gaaacagaaatatttctacCACGGCCGCCTGGACTGGGATGAGAACACCTCAGCTGGACGCTACGTCCGGGAGAACTGCAAACCACTGCGG CGATACCTGACCTCGGAGGCCGAGGACCATCACCGCCTGTTCGACCTCATCGAGAGCATGCTGGAGTACGAGCCGTCCAAGCGTGTCACCCTGGCTGAGGCCCTCAAGCACCCCTTCTTTGACAtgctgggcatggagcccaGCACAAAAATGTGGGACTCGAGCCGGGACATCAGCCGGTGA
- the SCAMP3 gene encoding secretory carrier-associated membrane protein 3 produces the protein MAQRGGPAVLPDNPFQDPAVLQAGPGPVLDGYNPFESDAPPPPFQTPSVAPPPPVAAAAQPPRKASPTEPRNYGSYGSQASAAAATAELLKRQEELNRKAEELDRRERELQNAALGGSQTRLNNWPPLPSFCPVKPCFYQDIPVEIPADFQKTVTTMYYLWMASTIALFLNFLSSLAWFCVDPSSGSGFGLSILWALLYTPCSFVCWYRPMYKAFRSDSSFNFFVFFFVFFAQNVMYVLQAIGIPNWGFSGWILSLIALRTNTAVAVMMILVSLSFTAVAVLGIIMLKKIHSLYRRTGASFQKAQEEFAAGVFSNQAVRTAAANAAAGAATNAFRAP, from the exons ATGGCCCagcgcggcggccccgcggTGCTCCCGGACaaccccttccaggaccccgcGGTGCTGCAGGCCGGGCCCGGCCCTGTGCTGGATGGCTACAACCCCTTCGAGAGCGACGCG ccgccgccgccgttcCAGACCCCTTCGgtagccccgccgcccccggtaGCAGCGGCCGCGCAGCCCCCGCGGAAGGCGAGTCCCACCGAGCCCCGCAACTACGGCTCCTACGGTTCGCAG GCctcggccgccgccgccacggCGGAGCTGCTGAAGCGGCAGGAGGAGCTCAACCGGAAAGCGGAGGAGCTGGACCGGCGGGAGCGGGAGCTGCAGAACGCGGCCCTCGGCGGTTCCCAGA CGAGGCTCAACAACTGGCCCCCGCTGCCGTCCTTCTGCCCCGTGAAGCCCTGCTTCTACCAGGACATCCCCGTGGAGATCCCTGCTGACTTCCAGAAGACTGTTACGACCATGTACTACCTCTGGATGG CCAGCACCATTGCTCTCTTCCTGAACTTCCTGTCCTCGCTCGCCTGGTTCTGTGTGGACCCCTCATCTGGTTCTGGGTTCGGCCTCTCCATCCTCTGGGCTCTGCTCTACACGCCCTGTTCCTTCGTCTGCTGGTATCGGCCCATGTACAAAGCTTTCAG GAGCGACAGTTCCTTCAacttctttgtcttcttcttcGTCTTCTTCGCCCAGAACGTGATGTATGTGCTGCAGGCCATTGGCATCCCAAACTGGGGATTCAG TGGCTGGATCCTGAGCCTGATAGCGCTGCGGACTAACACAGCCGTGGCTGTGATGATGATCCTGGTGTCCTTGTCCTTCACGGCAGTGGCTGTGTTGGGGATCATTATGCTGAAAAAG ATCCACTCTCTGTACCGCCGGACGGGCGCCAGCTTCCAGAAGGCTCAGGAGGAGTTTGCGGccggggtcttttccaaccaggccGTGCGCACGGCCGCGGCCAACGCCGCTGCGGGCGCGGCCACCAACGCCTTCCGCGCGCCGTAG
- the ENTREP3 gene encoding protein ENTREP3: MPSPTDSSRSLTGRSSRSLTHLRLQRTWLQVLLVLGLVQAILGVLIVTFSLVAATITPSTKIRHSCPSWAGFSLALSGLVGIISWKRPLTLVIAFFTLLSVLGVMLSLAGSILSCQNAQLVKTLEACERERDSCVCCQARSEPPPASCSQQSEMLTMFPNPNCRSIRVALKDLLFSVCGLTIFSTIICTLSAVVCCIQIFSLDIVHVLVPQRSSSVTLECTSPPDTFLQSMMDFEEFVPPVPPPPYYPPEYTCSSETDAQSITYNGSMDSPVPLYPTDFPPSYETVMGLRGDSQATLFDSQLTDGSHACTCDRVPSIVLSGEVSMDSGSLIMSEIMDIPGDSSPSEDSCLLELQGSMRSVDYVLFRSIQRSRADYCLSVDCVQCSHHARSPTLGLQGPFEEMPQPRVRGERSYSCSTAEPGHDGILVGGAVTHSCNRLAGLARCAGPCFPEVRLKDKGSSLQGRGGGRPTDPGAGRPGHPRRNSETSCPSSPAPGLAPRPLLRSHSDPGVPMAGHAADFREVLYTKALEDTVSDSSADTGLCSEACLLHRSHCDSPPLLRAGSVGKNKLPPCKKVPQQLSKTTTRSLGDLKGYRGTRGLVARFLQRPKRSPAAGMEVSGHSFHGHKQVPWSAWPGAERPHEGIHLQSCGDLSSTSSLRRLLSTRRLERSRPRSLSGACKESAL, from the exons ATGCCCTCCCCCACCGACTCCAGCCGCTCGCTGACCGGCCGCAGCTCCCGCAGCCTCACCCACCTCCGCCTCCAGCGCACCTGGCTGCAGGTCCTGCTGGTTCTGGGTCTCGTCCAAGCCATCCTGGGCGTTCTCATCGTCACCTTCAGCCTGGTGGCGGCCACTATCACGCCCTCCACCAAAATCCGTCACTCCTGCCCGTCCTGGGCCGGCTTCTCG CTGGCACTGTCCGGGCTCGTGGGCATCATCTCCTGGAAGCGGCCGCTCACCCTGGTG ATCGCCTTCTTCACGCTGCTCTCGGTGCTGGGCGTCATGCTGAGCCTCGCCGGCTCCATCCTGTCCTGCCAGAACGCGCAGCTGGTGAAGACCCTGGAGGCCTGCGAGAGG GAGAGGGACTCGTGTGTCTGCTGCCAGGCCCGCTCGGAGCCCCCGCCCGcctcctgcagccagcagagcGAGATGCTGACCATGTTCCCCAACCCCAACTGCCGGAGCATCCGTGTGGCACTCAAG GATCTCCTCTTCAGCGTCTGCGGCTTGACCATCTTCTCCACCATCATCTGCACGCTCTCTGCTGTCGTGTGCTGCATCCAGATCTTCTCCCTCGACATCGTCCACGTG CTGGTCCCACAGCGCTCGAGCTCTGTGACATTGGAGTGCACGTCCCCACCTGACACCTTTCTGCAGAGCATGATGGACTTCGAGGAGTTtgtgcccccagtgccaccaccccccTACTACCCCCCCGAGTACACCTGCAGCTCTGAGACGGACGCGCAGAG CATCACCTACAACGGCTCCATGGACAGCCCCGTGCCCCTCTATCCAACCGACTTCCCCCCATCCTATGAGACTGTGATGGGGCTGCGGGGAGACAGCCAG GCCACCCTGTTCGACTCGCAGCTGACAGACGGCTCCCACGCCTGCACCTGCGACCGCGTCCCCTCCATCGTGCTCAGCGGAGAAG TGTCCATGGACAGCGGGTCCCTGATCATGTCCGAGATCATGGACATCCCCGGGGACAGCAGCCCCTCGGAGGACTCGtgcctgctggagctgcagggctccATGCGCTCCGTCGACTACGTCCTGTTCCGCTCCATCCAGCGCAGCCGCGCCGATTATTGCCTGAGCGTGGACTGCGTGCAGTGCAGCCACCACGCGCGCAGCCCCACGCTGGGCTTGCAGGGCCCCTTCGAGGAGATGCCGCAGCCCCGCGTGCGGGGCGAGCGATCCTATTCCTGCTCCACCGCGGAGCCCGGCCACGACGGCATCCTGGTGGGGGGAGCCGTCACCCACAGCTGCAACCGGCTGGCCGGGCTGGCGCGCTGCGCCGGGCCCTGCTTCCCCGAGGTGCGGCTCAAGGACAAGGGCTCCTCGCTGCAGGGGCGCGGGGGTGGCCGTCCCACGGACCCTGGTGCCGGCCGCCCCGGCCACCCCCGGCGCAACAGCGAGACCTCCTGCCCCTCGtccccggccccggggctggcCCCGCGCCCGCTCCTGAGGTCACACAGTGACCCCGGCGTCCCGATGGCTGGCCATGCTG CAGATTTCAGGGAAGTACTTTATACCAAAGCACTGGAGGACACCGTGTCCGATTCCTCCGCTGATACAG GGCTGTGCTCTGAGGCCTGCCTGCTCCACCGTTCCCACTGTGACTCCCCGCCGCTGCTCCGGGCCGGCTCGGTGGGGAAGAACAAGCTGCCACCCTGCAAGAAGGTGCCACAGCAGCTGTCAAAGACAACCACCCGCTCCCTGGGGGACCTCAAGGGCTACAGGGGCACCCGTGGGCTGGTGGCCAGGTTCCTGCAGAGACCCAAGCGCAGCCCAGCAGCTGGCATGGAGGTGTCTGGGCACAGCTTCCACGGGCACAAACAG GTTCCCTGGAGTGCCTGGCCGGGTGCAGAGCGGCCCCACGAAGGAatccacctgcagagctgcggGGACCTGAGCTCCACCTCGTCCCTGCGCCGGCTCCTGTCCACGCGCCGGCTGGAGCGCAGCCGCCCCCGGAGCCTCAGCGGGGCCTGCAAGGAGAGCGCGCTCTGA
- the GBA1 gene encoding lysosomal acid glucosylceramidase: MGAVGALCWRLLLVLLAVNRAAGAQPCSPKYFGRDAMVCVCNATYCDTLDPLVLPAIGSYVKYESSKAGKRLERSEGSFQRSLCAPDVVLTLDTTQRFQRVKGFGGSITDAAAINILSLPERAQDHLLRSYFSEEGLEYNLIRLPMASCDFSLHAYTYDDIPYDYELTHFSLRDEDTKLKIPLLHRASAMSKRPLSLYASPWTSPTWLKTSESYVGKGTLKGQAGDKYHKTWANYFIRFLDEYAKHNLTFWAVTAENEPTAGLINNYPFQCLGFTAEQQRDFIARDLGPALANSSHRHIQLIILDDNRLHLPHWAKVVLEDEKAARYVHGIGIHWYLDFIGPIQDTVLPTHELFPDYFILATEASIGAHFWERDVILGCWERGNQYSHSILTNLNHFVAGWTDWNLALDLEGGPNWVKNYVDSPVIVDSSEGIFYKQPMFYHMGHFSKFIPEGSQRVGLAASKESKKTALEYTAFLRPDGAVVVVVLNRSPQDITFGLADTVGLIAAVAPANSIQTYLWRRQ, translated from the exons atGGGGGCCGTCGGTGCCCTGTGCTggcggctgctgctggtgctgctggccgTGAACCGGGCCGCAG gcgcccagccctgcagccccaagTACTTCGGCCGCGATGCCATGGTCTGCGTCTGCAACGCCACGTACTGCGACACGCTGGACCCCCTGGTCCTGCCGGCCATCGGCTCCTACGTCAAGTACGAGAGCAGCAAGGCCGGCAAGCGGCTGGAGCGGAGCGAGGGGAGCTTCCAGCGCAGCCTCTGTGCCCCAG ATGTTGTCCTCACCCTGGACACGACGCAGCGGTTCCAGAGGGTGAAGGGTTTTGGTGGTTCCATCACCGACGCGGCCGCCATCAACATCTTATCCCTGCCGGAGAGAGCGCAGGATCACCTGCTGCGCTCGTACTTCTCTGAGGAAG ggctggagtaCAACCTCATCCGGCTGCCCATGGCCAGCTGTGACTTCTCCCTCCACGCCTACACCTACGATGACATCCCCTACGACTACGAGCTCACCCACTTCAGCCTGCGAGACGAGGACACGAAGCTGAAG ATCCCCCTCCTTCACCGAGCCTCAGCCATGAGCAAGCGGCCACTGTCCCTGTATGCCAGCCCCTGGACCTCCCCCACCTGGCTGAAGACCAGCGAGTCCTACGTGGGGAAGGGGACACTGAAAGGGCAGGCAGGGGACAAGTACCACAAGACCTGGGCCAACTACTTCATACG GTTCCTGGATGAATACGCCAAGCACAACCTGACCTTCTGGGCGGTGACGGCGGAGAACGAGCCCACGGCCGGGCTGATCAACAACtaccccttccagtgcctgggCTTCACGGCCGAGCAGCAGCGGGACTTCATCGCTCGGGACCTGGGCCCAGCGCTGGCCAACAGCTCCCACCGCCACATCCAGCTCATCATCCTGGACGACAACCGGCTCCACCTCCCGCACTGGGCCAAAGTG GTCCTGGAGGATGAGAAGGCAGCTCGCTACGTCCACGGCATCGGCATCCACTGGTACCTGGATTTCATCGGCCCCATACAGGACACAGTGTTGCCCACTCATGAGCTCTTCCCTGACTACTTTATCCTGGCCACGGAGGCGTCCATTGGGGCCCATTTCTGGGAGCGGGATGTGATTCTGGGCTGCTGGGAGCGGGGGAACCAGTacagccacagcatcctgacG AATCTGAACCACTTTGTGGCCGGCTGGACTGACTGGAATCTGGCCCTGGATCTGGAGGGGGGCCCCAACTGGGTCAAGAACTATGTGGACAGCCCCGTCATTGTGGACAGCAGTGAAGGCATCTTCTACAAGCAGCCCATGTTCTACCACATGGGGCACTTCAG TAAATTCATCCCCGAGGGCTCCCAGCGCGTGGGGCTCGCCGCTTCCAAAGAGTCCAAGAAGACAGCGCTGGAGTACACGGCGTTCCTGCGGCCCGACGgggcggtggtggtggtggttctGAACCG ctcccctcaGGACATCACCTTCGGGCTGGCGGACACCGTCGGCCTCATCGCAGCCGTGGCTCCGGCCAACTCCATCCAGACCTACCTGTGGCGGCGGCAGTGA
- the LOC138098489 gene encoding lysosomal acid glucosylceramidase-like, with product MSRGVGTSWVMGPGAAPWDPPALGDRGRAMGAAGILGWLLLLLLPVPQVAAARPCIPKDFGHGSLVCVCNATYCDTLDPLVLPAPGSYVKYESSKAGKRLERSEGSFQSSLRTPGLLLTLNISALYQHVKGFGGSLSDAAAMNILKLSQPAQDNLLRSYFSESGIEYNLIRVPMACSDFSVRPYSYDDVPDDYELKHFRLVDEDVKMKIPLLRRALAMSKRQLLLFASPWTAPAWMRSNGDVRGKGTLKGHAGDKYHKTWANYFIKFLDEYSKHNVTFWAVTAQNEPLAGLFTPPQAPTIAFTAAQQRDFIAQDLGPALAHSPHRTRLLMLDDQRIHLPHWAKVVLGNTTAARYVAGLAVHWYLDAIVPPGCSLEATHKLFPDHFLLYTEACTGFFMFRFAVSLGCWERGDHYSYSILTVMNHFVSGWTDWNLALDLEGGPNWVKNFVDSPVIVDGSKDVFYKQPMFYHLGHFSKFIPEGSRRVGLHSSRRCLLCQLEHVAVVRPDGALVLVVLNRSGRDVPFGIRDPAMGFIDTVAPAHSIQTYLWRQQ from the exons ATGTCCAGGGGAGTGGGAACATCCTGGGTGATGGGACCAG gtgctgctccctgggacCCGCCAGCGCTCGGGGACCGCGGAAGGGCCATGGGGGCTGCCGGCatcctgggctggctgctgctgctgctgctgccagtgccccaggtggcAG CTGCCCGACCCTGCATCCCCAAGGATTTTGGGCACGGCTCGCTGGTCTGCGTCTGCAACGCCACTTACTGCGACACGCTGGACCCCCTGGTCCTGCCGGCCCCCGGCTCCTACGTCAAGTACGAGAGCAGCAAGGCCGGCAAGCGGCTGGAGCGGAGCGAGGGGAGCTTCCAGAGCAGTCTGCGCACCCCAG GGCTGCTGCTGACGCTCAACATCTCCGCGTTGTACCAGCACGTGAAGGGCTTCGGCGGGTCCCTCTCTGATGCAGCTGCCATGAACATCCTGAAGCTGTCACAGCCGGCCCAGGACAACCTGCTGCGCTCCTACTTCTCTGAGAGCG GGATTGAGTACAACCTCATCCGGGTCCCCATGGCTTGCAGCGACTTCTCCGTGCGCCCCTACAGCTATGATGATGTCCCTGACGACTACGAGCTGAAGCACTTCAGGCTGGTGGACGAGGATGTGAAGATGAAG ATTCCCCTCCTGCGCCGAGCTTTGGCCATGAGCAAGCGGCAGCTGTTGCTGTTCGCCAGCCCCTGGACTGCCCCAGCCTGGATGAGGAGTAACGGGGACGTCCGTGGGAAAGGCACTCTGAAAGGGCACGCAGGGGACAAGTACCACAAGACCTGGGCCAACTACTTCATCAA GTTCCTGGATGAATACTCCAAACACAACGTGACCTTCTGGGCAGTGACGGCGCAGAATGAGCCACTGGCAGGGCTCTTCACGCCCCCCCAGGCCCCCACCATCGCCTTCACGGCCGCACAGCAGCGAGACTTCATCGCCCAGGACCTGGGCCCCGCGCTGGCCCACAGCCCCCACCGCACGCGGCTCCTCATGCTCGACGACCAGCGCATCCACCTCCCACACTGGGCCAAAGTG GTCCTGGGGAATACCACAGCTGCCCGTTATGTGGCTGGCCTGGCGGTCCACTGGTACCTGGATGCCATCGTCCCGCCCGGCTGCAGCCTGGAGGCCACCCACAAGCTCTTCCCTGACCATTTCCTCCTCTACACGGAGGCCTGCACTGGCTTCTTCATGTTCCGCTTCGCCgtgtccctgggctgctgggagcGAGGGGACCACTACAGCTACAGCATCCTGACG GTCATGAACCACTTTGTGTCCGGTTGGACCGACTGGAACCTGGCCCTGGATCTGGAGGGGGGCCCCAACTGGGTTAAGAACTTTGTGGACAGCCCCGTCATCGTGGACGGCAGCAAGGACGTCTTCTACAAGCAGCCCATGTTCTACCACCTGGGGCACTTCAG CAAGTTCATCCCCGAGGGCTCCCGGCGGGTGGGGCTGCACAGCAGCCGCCGCTGCCTCCTGTGCCAGCTGGAGCACGTGGCCGTCGTGCGCCCCGATGGTGCCCTGGTGCTGGTGGTCCTCAACAG GTCTGGCCGGGATGTGCCATTTGGAATCCGGGACCCTGCCATGGGGTTCATCGACACCGTGGCTCCAGCCCACTCCATCCAGACCTACCTGTGGCGCCAGCAGTGA